The segment GCTCCGTTCCATCTTCTGACTGCCACTTGTAGGAGTCCACGTTCTGTCCTAAAAGCGTTACTTCTTTGTAGCCCTGATTGACCAGTTCCCGAGCTTCCCGCACAATTGAATGGGCATCGCGGCTTCGCTCACGGCCTCTGGTAAACGGTACCACGCAGAAAGAGCACATGTTGTCACAACCCCGCATGATGGAAACAAAGGCACTCACGCCATTGCTGTTCAACCGAATGGGGTTTATGTCGGCGTAGGTTTCCTCGCGGGAAAGCAGAACATTTACCGCTTTTTGGCCGCTGTCCACTTCATTGATAAGCGACGGCAGATCACGATACGCATCTGGGCCCACCACCAGGTCTACCATTTTCTCTTCTTCAAGCAGGTTCTTCTTCAGACGCTCGGCCATACAACCCAGTACACCCACCACCATGCCTGGCTTTTTCTTTTTCAGGTGTTGCAACTGCGTTAATCGGTGCCTTACCGTTTGCTCGGCCTTCTCTCTAATGGAGCAGGTATTCAACAGAACCAAGTCAGCATCGGTTACTTCTGAAGTGGTGTCAAAACCAGCCTCAAACATAATGGAAGAGACAATCTCACTGTCTGAGAAATTCATCTGGCAGCCGTAGCTCTCTATATAGAGTTTACGCTGACGGCCGGTGTTGGAATCAACCGTTACTTTGGTATCACACGCAGCAGCTTGCTCCGGCGTGCGGTTATCAATAAAGTCTAAGTCCAGAATGGGTGCGTGCATAGTAAGCTTATTAAAACACAAAGGTAAGTATATTCAGGTGCTTATGACAGAATGGCAGATTATTTTTTAACGAAAAAGCGCCTGCTTCGTCAAGAAACAGGCGCCACTTAATTAAAAGTAAATTAGAACTATTCCTTATGGATGGCCACTTTGTTTAAAACAATTTTAAGCGGTCCGCTGGTGGTTTCTCTTAGGCAAAGAATACCGAAAGCAGTTTGCCCCGGATCAATAGACTTCGCCATGATGTTATTGCCGATTAGCTCTTTGTGCATGTTCGCGTTGGCTGAACTGGCCACGATCATGTTACCACCGGCTATGAAGGGACCAGTTGGGATAAAGGTAGCTCCACTTACATTACCGGAAGGATCTTGAGTACCGCCTACAGAGAAATTAAGAAGCGCATACAGCAGATAAATAGGTACTGGCTGTTTGATGAGTTTTGCGGCAACTTGTGGTTCCATAGGCATCAAAACCCGGTCGCCCATCATAAAGCGACAGTCCTGACCTACAGATATTTTGGTGGCAGAATTATTCTCGATTTTTACCGCCACTATTTTGATGGCGTTGCGGGTTTCTCTTTTTACATACTTCTTGTTATTGCGGAGAGCTAAGCCGTCATACACGTAAGAAATACTGAGGTTGTCTTCCGGAGAAGTCTCTTTGAAGTTGTACTGTAACGTTTCAGGGCGAATAGAACGATACGAAGACGCACAGCTTCCCAAAAGAGTAGAAAGGGCAAGGCCAACCCCCAAAAGAGTATAACTTTTTTTCATGTATTAATTAATAAAGGGTTGTATAAGGTGGGTTTAGGTATAGCAGGTAAAATTGTGCTGCTAATATATTGTAAAAAATTATATTCTCTAATAAGCAGGTAATAGTAATATTTTGAAGAAATAGATTATCAACAAATTGAATATTAGACAATTTATTTGTTTAGGTCTTATTTTGATGTATTCTTACAGAAAACGGAATGTTTATAGACCTATAGAGCTCTATAAACGCTTAGTTGGTTATAGTAAAAAGTAAAGAAACAGAAGAGATTTGCTTTAAATATTTTCCAGTACACTTCTGATCGCTGCTGCTTTCAAGAGGCACTCCTGGTATTCCTCCTCGGGATCTGAGTCATAGGTAATGGCACTGCCTACCTCAAAGGAAAGGTAGCCGCTTTGGGCTTTGTACTGTAAACTCCGGATTACCACATTGAAATCGAAGTCACCGTTAGGAAGAAAGTACCCGAACGAGCCGGAGTAAAGGCCGCGTTTTGTTTTCTCATACTGCTCTATCAGTTCCAAGGCTCTGATTTTAGGTGCACCCGTCATGCTGCCCATCGGGAAGGTGGCTTTTAATACCTCCACCGGGTTAAGTGATTCAGGGACAACACCCGTGACAGTAGAGATCATTTGCCAGACATACTGGAAACCATACAACCCAAATAGTTCTTCTACCTGAACCGTACCTGTGGAGGCTACCCGGTTTAAGTCGTTCCGGACGAGGTCAACAATCATCATGTTCTCGGCCTGCTCTTTTTCGCTTGTGGCTAAAAGCTGACGTTGGTGCTGGTCCTCTGCCTCCGTTTTCCCTCGCCTGATGGTGCCTTTGATTGGCTGCGAGATGAGTAGGTTGTTTTCTTTTTTTAGAAACCTTTCGGGGCTGGCACACAGAAGGTAACAATCTTCTACCTTAAGAAAACCAGCAAAGGGAGTAGGAGAGGTTTGATTGAGTTTCCAGAAGAGGGATGTGGGTTCAAGCTGGACTCCTTCAGCATAAAACTCCTGGCAATAATTTACTTCGTAAACGTCACCCTCCAAAATGTGCCGCCGTAGCATTTCCACTGAGCGCAAGTACTCTTCTTTTGTTTCACGGGCCGCTGTTTTGATGGTGTTTTTGGAAAAAGAGCTCCTAAGCTTTGTTTCACCAATAGTATTGGCAATTGCCGCCGGATCTTCAACGGAAGAATGGATAGTAACTGCATCTTCTGACCAAACCAACCAGCTCTCTGGAAAGAAAAAGAAAAGCTCTGGAAAACCTATATGGTCAGGATGGTTACTATGAAGTTTCTCCAGTCCGTTTTTTAAATCATAGGTTAAGTACCCGAACAAGGGTAGCTTTCTACTTTCATCCAAAGCCTGATGGAGCTTCAGCCAGGTAGTGATACCTTCCCCATTGGGCTGGTGACGCACACCCAACATATTTTGGAACGCACCATGTCGGTAAGGAATAGAATTAGAGTCATAGTACGCTATCACTTCATGGTTCGCTGCTGCCCATGCTACCGCTTGTTGTTTCCATTGGGAAACAGAAACCGGTAGAGAAGTGAAAGGCAAAGTGAGCTGGAGCATGTAGGAAAGGGTAGTACAGGTAGGCGGCAAAGTTACAAAGATTCCTGCGGCAGGAGGTCTTCCATCAACAACAGAGTTCTATATGACACGGTTAGGTTTAAGGCAATTTTTTAAAAAATGGGCCTGAAATCTTCAATGATGTTGTAAAGCATAATTTTTGGGCAAAACCAGGAAGGCATAAAAAAAGGATGGTAGTTACCATCCTTTTTATTTATAGAAACAAGTTGTCTGTAACTACACAATTACTTTTTGCTCCACATCTGCCAGAATACGTCCGCAGTGCTCACATACAGTAATTTTTTTCTTAGAGGCAATGTCTGATTGACGTTGTGGGGGAACAGTGTTAAAGCATCCGCCACAGGCATCACGCTTTACCGTTACCACGGCCAGGCCGTTGCGTACGTTCTTACGGATACGGTTGTAGGCAAAAAGAAGGCGTTCTTCAATTTGTTTGATAGCTTCTTCTTTTTCTTCGTTCAGCTTGCGCTCGTCAGCCTCACTTTCGTTCACCATTACCTGAAGTTCACTGTTCTTCGTGTTCAGGTCTTTCTGGCGCTCCTCTAAACGGTTTTTGGTTTCCTGGATATCCTGGTTTTTCTGCTCAATCTGGAAGTTGGCCTCACGGATTTTCTTCTCATTGATCTGGATTTCCAGTTTCTGAAGCTCAACTTCTTTGGTGATCGCGTCAAACTCGCGGTTGTTGCGGACGTTCTCTTGTTGCTCTTCGTATTTCTTAATCAGTTTCTCAGAGTCTTTGATGGCCTGCTTGCGGTTCGCAATAGATTGCTGCAGTTCAGCAATTTCCTCATCAAATTTGCTCACGCGTACTTGGTAGCCGGCAATCTCATCTTCCAGGTCACGAACCTCTTCCGGAAGGTCGCCTCTAACTTGTAGAATTTGGTCTAATTGAGAATCTAAGCTCTGAAGTCTTAGAAGTGCATCTAACTTGCTTGCTACAGTACTTTCCATGTATATTTAGCTGTGTCTAACTGGATTGGTGTTACAAAATGCCAATTCGACTGCAAAATTAGAAAAACTTTTTGTAAGTATTTCATAAAAAAGCTCCTTCGTGTAAACTTCACTTTCGTAGTGGCCTACGTCTACCAGTGCCATGTGCTCGTTGGCCTCAAAAAATTCATGGTACTTCAAGTCTGCCGTTAAAAACACCTGTGCTCCAGCGGCCTTGGCTTGCCGGGTGAGAAAACTTCCGGCACCGCCACAAACAGCAACTTTTTTGATGTGAGTGATAGGCCAGTCAGTATGCCGGAAGGTGTTGATTTGAAGCTTTTCCTTTACGTGCTGGGCGAACTGCTCTCCAGAAAGGGGGTCTTCGAGTTCACCCACCATGCCGGCGCCTACCTCCTGGTTCTCGTTTTGTAGCGCCACAAGAAAATGGGCCACTTCCTCATAGGGGTGCGCCTTCAGCAAAGCCCGCATGATTTGTGCCTGCTTAAAGGAGGGGAATACTACCTCTATCTTGTTCTCAATAGTTTCCTCCGTTTTGCAGGGTTCGCCAATATGGGGGTTTGCCTTTTGGGAGGGGGTAAACCGGCCGGTACCAGTGATTCTGAAACTACAGTCTGAGTAATCGCCTATTTGGCCCGCGCCAGCTTCGTGAATAGCAGCTAGTACCTTCTCCGTGTCTTCAATGGGAACGTAGGTTTCCAACTTAGTGAGAAGCTGAGTTTTAGGGGCCAGGATCTTTGTTTTTACCAAACCCAGTTTTTCACAGAGTTTCTTATTGACCCCGTTGTGCACGTGGTCCAGGTTTGTGTGGCAGGCGAAAATGGCTACCTGGTGTTGCAGCGCCTTCAGGATAATGCGCTCCACCAGGGTTTTGCCGGTCATGCTTTTCAGGGGTTTGAAAATAACCGGGTGGTGCGCCACAATGAGATTGCAGCCTTTGTCTACTGCTTCCTGCACTACTTCCAGCGTGCAATCTAGGGTGACCAATACTCCGGTGACGGTGGCTTCGGGATCGCCCACCTGGAGCAAGGCGTTGTCATAAGATTCCTGGTAGGCGGGCGGGGCATACCGTTCCAACACCTGTACCACTTCTTTTATCTTTGTCATTTTGTAGGTTTAAAGCCTTGGCAGGCAAAGAAAGTTAAAAATCATGTACTTTTGCAGGCCATGCCCAAGATGCTGCACGCCTTCAGGTTCCTGCTTTTCCCGTT is part of the Rufibacter tibetensis genome and harbors:
- the miaB gene encoding tRNA (N6-isopentenyl adenosine(37)-C2)-methylthiotransferase MiaB, which codes for MHAPILDLDFIDNRTPEQAAACDTKVTVDSNTGRQRKLYIESYGCQMNFSDSEIVSSIMFEAGFDTTSEVTDADLVLLNTCSIREKAEQTVRHRLTQLQHLKKKKPGMVVGVLGCMAERLKKNLLEEEKMVDLVVGPDAYRDLPSLINEVDSGQKAVNVLLSREETYADINPIRLNSNGVSAFVSIMRGCDNMCSFCVVPFTRGRERSRDAHSIVREARELVNQGYKEVTLLGQNVDSYKWQSEDGTERVNFAQLLESVALISPDLRVRFSTSHPKDITDEVLYTMKKYDNICKYIHLPAQSGNSRVLDLMNRTYDRTWYLERVDAIRRILGQECGISTDMIAGFCSETEEEHQDTLSLIDYVQYDYAYMFFYSERPGTLAARKLADDVPLETKKRRLQEIIDKQRHYSLIRNQMDLGKVHRVLVENFSKRSDDMLSGRNDQNKVVIFPKMHFKKGDYVNVLVHDCSVGTLFGEPVL
- a CDS encoding anthranilate synthase component I family protein; the protein is MLQLTLPFTSLPVSVSQWKQQAVAWAAANHEVIAYYDSNSIPYRHGAFQNMLGVRHQPNGEGITTWLKLHQALDESRKLPLFGYLTYDLKNGLEKLHSNHPDHIGFPELFFFFPESWLVWSEDAVTIHSSVEDPAAIANTIGETKLRSSFSKNTIKTAARETKEEYLRSVEMLRRHILEGDVYEVNYCQEFYAEGVQLEPTSLFWKLNQTSPTPFAGFLKVEDCYLLCASPERFLKKENNLLISQPIKGTIRRGKTEAEDQHQRQLLATSEKEQAENMMIVDLVRNDLNRVASTGTVQVEELFGLYGFQYVWQMISTVTGVVPESLNPVEVLKATFPMGSMTGAPKIRALELIEQYEKTKRGLYSGSFGYFLPNGDFDFNVVIRSLQYKAQSGYLSFEVGSAITYDSDPEEEYQECLLKAAAIRSVLENI
- a CDS encoding zinc ribbon domain-containing protein codes for the protein MESTVASKLDALLRLQSLDSQLDQILQVRGDLPEEVRDLEDEIAGYQVRVSKFDEEIAELQQSIANRKQAIKDSEKLIKKYEEQQENVRNNREFDAITKEVELQKLEIQINEKKIREANFQIEQKNQDIQETKNRLEERQKDLNTKNSELQVMVNESEADERKLNEEKEEAIKQIEERLLFAYNRIRKNVRNGLAVVTVKRDACGGCFNTVPPQRQSDIASKKKITVCEHCGRILADVEQKVIV
- a CDS encoding Nif3-like dinuclear metal center hexameric protein, translated to MTKIKEVVQVLERYAPPAYQESYDNALLQVGDPEATVTGVLVTLDCTLEVVQEAVDKGCNLIVAHHPVIFKPLKSMTGKTLVERIILKALQHQVAIFACHTNLDHVHNGVNKKLCEKLGLVKTKILAPKTQLLTKLETYVPIEDTEKVLAAIHEAGAGQIGDYSDCSFRITGTGRFTPSQKANPHIGEPCKTEETIENKIEVVFPSFKQAQIMRALLKAHPYEEVAHFLVALQNENQEVGAGMVGELEDPLSGEQFAQHVKEKLQINTFRHTDWPITHIKKVAVCGGAGSFLTRQAKAAGAQVFLTADLKYHEFFEANEHMALVDVGHYESEVYTKELFYEILTKSFSNFAVELAFCNTNPVRHS